The Arachis hypogaea cultivar Tifrunner chromosome 14, arahy.Tifrunner.gnm2.J5K5, whole genome shotgun sequence genome has a segment encoding these proteins:
- the LOC112744697 gene encoding uncharacterized protein, translating into MSSPELPKKRVAFVLIDGLGDVSLPRLGYKTPLQAAKLPNLDAIASAGINGLMDPVEVGLACGSDTAHLSLLGYDPRVYYRGRGAFESMGAGLAMSPGDIAFKSNFATLDEKTGIVTSRRADRHFEEEGPILCAALDGMKLPSFPQYEVRVRYATEHRCGVVVKGPNLSGNISGTDPLKDNRLLLKAEALDDSDEARNTADVVNELSKEITKILVSHPVNAKRAAEGKNIANVVLLRGCGIRIEVPPFINKHDLWPCMVAPTKIIAGLGLSLGIDILEAPGATGDYRTLLTSKSSAIAKALSAPLQSCPRVFVPGEDEHKEGRLDGYDFGFLHIKAIDDAGHDKASILKVKGLEAVDTAVGQLARLLWEVESSGKFQFYLCVTGDHSTPVEYGDHSFEPVPFTMCWLKDFVGAIGESTIQTTSLDPFPIPSVVPGEDLTNDLEQEERKEKCSESYGGDSVYELNELAAARGCLGRFPGSEMMGIIKKFISIDVVTA; encoded by the exons ATGAGTAGTCCAGAGCTGCCAAAGAAAAGAGTGGCATTTGTGCTGATAGATGGGCTGGGCGATGTGTCGCTGCCGAGGCTTGGATACAAGACTCCTCTTCAAGCAGCGAAACTGCCTAACTTGGACGCCATTGCGTCAGCTGGAATCAATGGACTAATGGACCCTGTTGAGGTTGGCTTGGCTTGTGGAAGTGACACTGCACATCTTTCCTTGTTGGGTTATGATCCTAGAGTTTATTATCGTGGTCGAGGTGCATTTGAGTCCATGGGGGCTGGATTGGCCATGTCACCTGGTGATATTGCTTTTAAG TCAAATTTTGCAACACTTGATGAGAAAACTGGAATAGTCACCAGTAGGAGGGCTGACAGGCACTTCGAAGAAGAAGGCCCCATACTTTGTGCTGCCCTCGACGGAATGAAGCTGCCATCTTTCCCTCAATATGAAGTTAGAGTCAG GTATGCAACAGAACATAGATGTGGAGTGGTTGTCAAAGGACCAAATTTGAGTGGAAATATTTCAGGAACAGACCCATTAAAGGACAACCGCCTACTTTTGAAAGCCGAAGCTTTAGATGATTCTGATGAAGCAAGAAACACAGCTGATGTCGTTAATGAGTTGTCCAaggaaataacaaaaatattggtTTCTCATCCTGTGAATGCTAAACGTGCCGCAGAAGGGAAGAACATAGCAAATGTAGTCCTTTTAAGAGGTTGTGGCATTCGAATTGAG GTTCCTCCATTTATAAACAAACATGATTTATGGCCTTGCATGGTTGCTCCCACAAAAATAATTGCTGGCCTGGGTTTATCACTTGGTATTGATATTCTAGAAGCTCCGGGAGCCACCGGAGATTATCGAACTTTACTAACTTCAAAATCATCAGCAATAGCTAAGGCTCTCTCAGCTCCTTTGCAATCTTGCCCCCGAGTTTTTGTACCTGGAGAGGATGAGCATAAAGAAGGCCGGTTGGATGGCTATGACTTTGGATTTCTTCATATCAAG GCAATAGATGATGCAGGCCATGACAAAGCTAGCATTCTCAAAGTCAAAGGATTAGAAGCTGTAGACACTGCAGTAGGGCAGTTGGCAAGGCTTTTGTGGGAAGTAGAATCATCAGGAAAATTTCAGTTTTACCTTTGTGTCACAGGTGATCACTCTACTCCAGTAGAGTATGGAGATCACAGCTTTGAACCGGTTCCATTCACGATGTGTTGGTTGAAAGACTTCGTTGGTGCGATTGGCGAGTCCACCATTCAAACCACTTCTCTGGACCCTTTTCCTATTCCCAGTGTTGTGCCTGGTGAGGACTTGACTAATGATTTGGAACAagaggagagaaaagagaaatgTTCCGAGTCTTATGGCGGCGATTCAGTTTATGAGCTGAATGAATTGGCAGCTGCAAGGGGATGTTTGGGACGTTTTCCTGGAAGTGAAATGATGGGAATTATAAAGAAATTCATCAGCATAGATGTGGTAACTGCATGA
- the LOC112744694 gene encoding disease resistance protein RML1B-like: MASSSFLLDAPSIKHDVFISFRGEDIRTSFLSHLRKELHRNHIDFFVDDEKLHPGDDISSTLIQAIEESSISLVIFSENYAASTWSLNELEKVIQCMKRDKRIVIPVFYNVVPSDVRHQNNSFKEAFDKHQHRLKGNMMKVQSWRLALKEASNLSGFHYPSKYPDESKFIEEIVNDISEKLSYIFSIESKGLVGIDDSFTCIESLLEIESSEVRIIGIWGMGGIGKTTIAEFLFDKYSSQYEGSCMLKNVREESQKFGVPYLCEKLISELLAGESLVLKGSSKARSAFIKRKLSRKKVFIVLDDMDTLEQFEHLATQWLGPGSRIIVTTRDKHVLRKVHGIYELQGLSFENSLKLFCLNAFDKVYSEAGYEEVSKMAVNYAKGVPLALKVLGSFLYSKTIEEWESALGKLKIYPNKDIFNVLKLSYDGLDDLEKDIFLDLAFFFKGEDKDVVVSFLDSCGLFPAIGIGNLSRKALITISNCNTIEMHDLIEQMGREIVRQESIKYPGRRSRLSNHKDVYNVLNNNKGTDSIEGIMLDLSQITRDLHLDGDTFKKMPNIRILKFYDSRRHETSANVCVSSTLESFPNELRYLEWSGCPMKSLPSTFCAEKLVTLSMPDSQLSKLWDGVQDLVNLKKINLSGCKQLVELPDFTRALNLEKVYLNKCVSLCELHPSILSTHKLETLSVRGCKALKSLENKIHFKSLQKLDVSGCSSLKEFSVSSEELTSLNLYGTIIEMLQSSIGRLNKLVKFHLTNMRLETLPDELCLLGSLEELNLEGCKQLIELPYNLKALSQLQDVNLIDCCSLGSLPELPPSIIHLSATNCTSLEKVFNAKTVFSLNLISISFENCERLDENSFVEYVHHTMMGVAIRDLSNGMLQNKYSDPYSGDNNWDPIYHTKSNGQVFYPGSEVPSWFKYQTRESSVTVDLDADEPYIHTLVGFILCCVVYHIPSQRGVPPIGPVRSAKWPPRFRCKSSLSDSQQFAKTSRWSSNHVCIWFEVSHHHRLRDKNVTFKFEAESFMIAYVEGRPRYEPLRYEWEVIGCGVCPLYASDILDAFQNVDPEFQFFYDRRSYGRRDHLDHSVFTLDEVKTKMIHHMNDQQHSF; encoded by the exons atggcttcttcttcttttttattggaTGCTCCCAGCATCAAACATGATGTCTTCATCAGCTTTAGAGGAGAAGACATCCGCACTTCTTTTCTTAGCCATTTGAGAAAAGAATTGCATCGTAACCATATCGATTTCTTCGTAGACGATGAGAAACTGCACCCTGGAGATGACATTTCATCCACGCTTATTCAAGCCATTGAAGAGTCTTCTATTTCTTTGGTCATCTTTTCGGAAAACTATGCTGCTTCAACTTGGTCCTTGAATGAACTCGAGAAAGTAATTCAATGCATGAAACGAGATAAAAGGATTGTGATACCTGTTTTCTACAACGTTGTTCCCTCTGATGTGCGGCATCAGAATAATTCCTTTAAGGAGGCTTTTGATAAACACCAACACAGATTGAAGGGAAATATGATGAAGGTGCAAAGTTGGAGATTGGCTTTAAAGGAAGCTTCTAATTTATCTGGATTTCATTATCCATCAAAATATCC GGATGAATCTAAATTCattgaagaaattgtgaatgaTATTTCAGAAAAATTGTCATATATTTTTTCAATAGAATCCAAAGGTCTTGTTGGAATTGATGATAGTTTTACATGTATTGAATCATTATTGGAAATTGAATCGAGCGAGGTCCGAATCATAGGAATTTGGGGGATGGGAGGAATAGGTAAAACTACTATTGCTGAATTCTTATTTGATAAATATTCTTCCCAGTATGAAGGAAGTTGTATGTTGAAAAATGTAAGAGAAGAATCAcaaaagtttggtgtgccttatTTATGTGAGAAACTTATTTCTGAGTTATTAGCCGGAGAAAGTCTTGTTTTGAAAGGATCATCCAAAGCAAGATCCGCTTTTATCAAGAGAAAGTTGAGTCGAAAAAAAGTTTTCATAGTGCTTGATGATATGGATACATTAGAACAGTTTGAACATCTTGCTACACAATGGTTGGGACCAGGTAGTAGGATCATTGTAACTACTAGAGACAAGCATGTCCTTAGAAAAGTTCATGGAATATATGAGCTCCAGGGCTTGAGTTTTGAAAATTCCCTTAAGcttttttgcttgaatgcttttgaCAAAGTCTATTCTGAAGCTGGATATGAAGAGGTTTCTAAAATGGCAGTCAATTATGCAAAAGGTGTTCCATTGGCTTTAAAAGTCTTGGGATCTTTTTTATATTCCAAAACCATAGAAGAATGGGAAAGTGCTTTGGGAAAACTCAAGATTTATCCTAATAAAGACATTTTTAATGTCTTAAAATTGAGTTATGATGGGCTAGATGATTTAGAGAAGGACATATTCCTTGACCTTGCATTTTTTTTCAAAGGAGAAGATAAGGATGTTGTCGTATCATTTCTAGATTCCTGTGGTCTTTTTCCTGCTATTGGTATAGGCAACCTTTCACGTAAAGCTCTCATAACTATTTCAAATTGTAATACAATAGAAATGCATGATTTGATAGAGCAAATGGGTCGAGAAATAGTTCGTCAAGAATCAATTAAATACCCAGGAAGACGTAGCCGCTTAAGTAACCATAAGGATGTCTACAATGTACTGAATAATAATAAG GGAACAGACTCTATTGAAGGCATTATGTTGGACTTGTCTCAAATTACAAGAGATCTACATTTAGATGGTGACACTTTCAAAAAGATGCCTAATATAAGGATTCTCAAATTTTATGATTCCCGGAGGCATGAAACATCAGCGAATGTGTGCGTTTCTTCAACTCTCGAGTCATTTCCAAATGAACTAAGATACTTGGAGTGGAGTGGCTGCCCTATGAAGTCTCTTCCGTCAACTTTTTGTGCTGAGAAGCTTGTCACTCTTTCTATGCCAGATAGCCAACTTTCTAAACTTTGGGATGGAGTTCAG GATCTTGTAAATTTAAAGAAGATTAACCTTAGTGGATGCAAGCAGCTGGTGGAGCTTCCAGATTTTACTCGGGCATTAAACCTTGAAAAAGTATACCTCAATAAATGTGTAAGCTTGTGTGAACTTCATCCATCCATTTTATCCACCCACAAGCTCGAAACCTTGAGTGTTAGAGGTTGCAAAGCACTAAAGAGTCTTGAAAACAAGATCCATTTTAAATCTCTTCAAAAACTCGATGTTAGTGGCTGCTCAAGCTTGAAGGAATTTTCAGTGTCATCAGAGGAATTAACGAGTTTGAATTTATATGGGACAATAATCGAAATGTTGCAATCATCAATTGGTCGTCTCAACAAACTCGTAAAGTTTCATCTCACTAATATGAGACTTGAAACTCTTCCAGACGAACTGTGTCTCTTAGGATCCCTTGAGGAACTGAATCTTGAAGGATGCAAACAGTTGATTGAACTCCCTTACAATTTGAAAGCCTTATCACAGTTACAGGATGTCAACTTAATTGACTGCTGCAGCCTTGGATCTTTACCAGAGCTTCCACCATCTATTATACATTTATCTGCCACAAACTGCACATCGCTGGAGAAAGTATTCAACGCAAAGACAGTGTTCAGTTTAAATCTAATATCTATCTCATTTGAAAACTGCGAGAGGCTCGATGAGAATTCATTTGTAGAATATGTGCATCATACAATGATGGGAGTAGCAATCAGAGACTTGTCGAATGGGATGCTGCAAAATAAATATAGCGATCCATACTCTGGTGATAATAATTGGGACCCTATATATCACACTAAATCCAACGGCCAGGTTTTTTATCCCGGAAGCGAGGTTCCATCATGGTTCAAATATCAGACAAGGGAGAGTTCGGTAACCGTTGACCTTGATGCGGATGAACCTTATATCCATACGCTGGTGGGGTTCATTTTGTGCTGTGTTGTTTATCATATTCCTTCTCAAAGAGGAGTTCCTCCTATTGGTCCTGTTCGTTCTGCAAAATGGCCTCCCAGATTCAGATGTAAATCCAGTTTATCTGATAGTCAACAGTTTGCCAAAACGAGTAGATGGAGCTCAAACCATGTTTGTATATGGTTTGAAGTTAGTCATCACCATCGATTGCGTGATAAGAATGTTACATTTAAATTCGAAGCTGAATCTTTTATGATAGCTTATGTGGAAGGAAGGCCACGGTATGAGCCGTTGCGATACGAATGGGAGGTGATAGGGTGCGGGGTTTGCCCCCTGTATGCCTCAGACATCCTGGATGCCTTTCAAAATGTGGATCCGGAGTTCCAGTTCTTTTATGATAGACGCAGCTACGGAAGACGGGATCATCTTGATCACTCAGTTTTCACGCTTGACGAAGTGAAAACGAAGATGATTCACCACATGAATGATCAACAACATAGTTTTTGA